One segment of Nothobranchius furzeri strain GRZ-AD chromosome 13, NfurGRZ-RIMD1, whole genome shotgun sequence DNA contains the following:
- the egln2 gene encoding prolyl hydroxylase EGLN2, which translates to MESLRLTESSPRGSVAFSESQERSTSGQQRVSGPPEVHAGAYRADMGLNGFCSVPVGSQTAAELLADMASQTNSPGITTPTTQSKSGVPLNVGVVSPSATVEANQAGVVAHTPHGYPSQGGQAGPAHPLIGMCLVENADRGVHRFNGDLKIRPAPHQKRRCGENRDTGSEIHRPNGHVMGSPGLGGSSNLVFPPGESDLKRRKLTDGAVINKSPEASRVTRGVALLPVSVNSSSSGSHSNPNLAPVASHTNQRNGCFVAPSDSPAAPSLASPCSMSAIPAPLPPAGTGWSAESIAKQYIIPCMKYYGICVKDNFLGPQLGNKVLKEVGDLSHNGDFRAGQLVSQRNIPPGSIRGDQITWVDGQTDCKYIGTLMAHIDEVVKYSAANGQLGDCVINGRTKAMVACYPGKGTGYIRHVDNPNGDGRCITCIYYLNKNWDVKKQGGLLQIYPEGKNVVAKIEPLFDRLLIFWSDRRNPHEVKPAYATRYAITVWYFDAKERSEAKEKYRLASGQKGVQVPVTQNGRS; encoded by the exons ATGGAGAGTTTGCGACTGACGGAGAGCTCCCCCCGTGGATCCGTCGCCTTTTCAGAGTCGCAGGAGAGGAGCACGAGCGGCCAGCAGCGCGTGTCCGGGCCTCCGGAGGTTCACGCCGGCGCGTACCGGGCGGACATGGGTCTGAACGGCTTCTGCTCGGTGCCGGTCGGGAGCCAGACGGCCGCGGAGCTGCTCGCGGATATGGCCTCTCAGACCAACTCCCCCGGAATCACGACCCCGACGACGCAGTCTAAAAGCGGCGTGCCGCTCAACGTCGGTGTGGTGTCTCCCTCCGCCACCGTGGAGGCGAACCAGGCCGGTGTTGTAGCTCACACCCCACATGGCTACCCCTCACAGGGCGGACAGGCTGGCCCTGCGCACCCCCTCATCGGCATGTGTCTGGTGGAGAACGCGGACAGGGGCGTTCATAGGTTCAATGGGGACCTGAAAATCAGACCGGCTCCGCATCAGAAAAGGAGGTGTGGGGAAAACCGGGACACTGGGTCAGAAATCCATAGGCCTAATGGTCACGTGATGGGGTCACCTGGGTTAGGGGGCTCTTCAAATCTGGTTTTCCCACCCGGAGAGTCTGACTTGAAGCGGAGGAAGCTGACAGATGGAGCTGTTATTAACAAATCACCGGAGGCCTCCAGAGTGACCCGAGGAGTTGCTCTCCTCCCAGTCTCtgtcaacagcagcagcagcggttcCCATAGCAACCCCAACCTGGCTCCTGTTGCTTCTCATACTAATCAGCGCAACGGGTGTTTCGTGGCACCCTCAGACTCACCAGCTGCACCCAGCTTGGCTTCTCCCTGCAGTATGAGCGCCATCCCGGCGCCATTACCTCCTGCAGGTACTGGCTGGTCTGCCGAGTCCATAGCCAAGCAATACATCATCCCCTGCATGAAGTACTACGGCATTTGTGTGAAGGACAACTTCCTTGGGCCACAGTTAGGCAACAAGGTCCTAAAGGAGGTGGGGGATCTGAGTCACAATGGGGATTTTAGAGCTGGTCAGCTCGTGAGCCAGAGGAACATTCCTCCGGGGAGCATCCGAGGCGACCAGATCACCTGGGTGGACGGTCAGACCGACTGTAAGTACATCGGGACGCTGATGGCTCACATTGATGAGGTTGTCAAGTACAGCGCTGCAAACGGACAGCTGGGGGACTGTGTCATCAACGGACGCACTAAG gCCATGGTTGCTTGTTACCCTGGGAAGGGGACGGGTTACATCCGTCATGTTGACAACCCAAACGGCGACGGACGCTGCATCACCTGCATCTACTATCTTAACAAGAACTGGGATGTCAAG AAGCAAGGAGGACTGCTGCAGATCTACCCTGAAGGCAAAAATGTGGTGGCCAAAATTGAGCCTTTGTTTGACAGGCTGCTCATCTTCTGGTCTGATCGCCGGAACCCACATGAAGTCAAACCAGCCTACGCCACTCG CTACGCCATCACAGTCTGGTACTTTGATGCCAAAGAGCGGTCGGAGGCTAAAGAGAAGTACAGATTAG CAAGCGGACAGAAGGGGGTTCAAGTGCCTGTCACTCAAAACGGCAGGTCCTAA